The following nucleotide sequence is from Terriglobales bacterium.
CTAGGGCTGATCTCCTATACAGTGGTTAAAATCGCGGCGGGCAGAATCCGGGACATCAACCTACTCGTGTGGATCCTGACCGCGCTCTTCATCCTGCGCTACATTTACCTGGGATGGACTTAGGGAGGCGGGCTGCAGGAGGTTTATGGCTGGGGCTGCCGCAATGGCTTGGCGCGATCAATCACCCACTGCGGAAAGACGGGAGCGCCCTGCGGAGGCTTCCCCATCGTGATGGCCCAGTGATCAAGCCAGCCGGTTCCTTCCTCTCCGACGTACGTGTCGGGCAGACTGTAGGCCGGATCCCCCAAGGCCTCGCCCAGAGCGACGAATCGATAACCTCGCTTGCGCATTACATCGAGCAACTCGCCGATATGGTCTGCCTCCAGCTGATTGGCATGGAGCAGCAGAATTTGCCGGGATTCATACCCCATGATCTGCTTCGACAGCTGTTCCGCATAGTCCAACACCGCGTCACTGTGGGATAGGTAACTGCGCACCAGCTCCTGTTGCAACGCCGTGTCCCCCTGCTTCTTAGCGTCATCGTAGACCGGAGCGTACATCCAGTCCCAGGCATCGAGGGTGACAGGAGCAATCCGGTAGCCTCGGTCCGCCAGAAACGCTTCCGCGTCGCGCCGGGTCCGGAGATCCCGTCCTGTATCCAGGAACGGATGACGGAAATACCTTAGTTTCATGTGGTACTCCGCCAGCAACAGGCGAATCACGTTCTCGCCCTGAATCACGTCGTCCTCCCAGGCCTTCAACCCCACCTGGTTAAGCGAGGAATGGCTGTAGGTGTGATTGCCAAGTTCGAAACCGAAATCCAGCCACAGGCGGAGAGCCCGGATTCGTTCGTCCAC
It contains:
- a CDS encoding polysaccharide deacetylase family protein encodes the protein VDERIRALRLWLDFGFELGNHTYSHSSLNQVGLKAWEDDVIQGENVIRLLLAEYHMKLRYFRHPFLDTGRDLRTRRDAEAFLADRGYRIAPVTLDAWDWMYAPVYDDAKKQGDTALQQELVRSYLSHSDAVLDYAEQLSKQIMGYESRQILLLHANQLEADHIGELLDVMRKRGYRFVALGEALGDPAYSLPDTYVGEEGTGWLDHWAITMGKPPQGAPVFPQWVIDRAKPLRQPQP